In one window of Enoplosus armatus isolate fEnoArm2 chromosome 7, fEnoArm2.hap1, whole genome shotgun sequence DNA:
- the pex11g gene encoding LOW QUALITY PROTEIN: peroxisomal membrane protein 11C (The sequence of the model RefSeq protein was modified relative to this genomic sequence to represent the inferred CDS: substituted 2 bases at 2 genomic stop codons): MLAYSRSYGMGAGEEDAGVRWISVLTNVADQLYYPCEHIAWAADAELIKVKSDKWWLFSTVLWGTSLLLGILRSLRVLLLLKKKLKSHMSXXTSVSFSCSRSQLRRQMRGEVLSVLSSMADLSNAIHWMPPGFLWAGRFPNWLVGLMGTISSLIGLIQMNVGDSDQTDST, encoded by the exons GAGGAGGACGCAGGCGTGCGCTGGATATCGGTGCTGACCAATGTGGCCGACCAGCTGTACTACCCTTGTGAACACATCGCGTGGGCCGCTGACGCTGAGCTCATCAAAGTGAAGTCTGATAAGTGGTGGCTGTTCAGCACAGTGCTGTGGGGAACCTCGCTGCTGCTGGGAATACTCAG ATCTCTCCGAGTTCTGCTGCtcctgaagaagaagctgaagag CCACATGTCCTGATGAACCAGTGTGTCTTTCTCCTGCAGTCGCTCTCAGCTCCGCAGACAGATGCGAGGGGAggttctgtctgtcctcagcagCATGGCTGACCTCAGTAATGCCATCCATTGGATGCCGCCCGGCTTCCTGTGGGCGGGACGATTCCCCAACTGGCTGGTGGGGCTGATGGGCACCATCTCGTCTCTGATTGGTTTGATCCAGATGAACGTCGGCGACAGTGACCAGACAGACAGTACATAG